A genomic window from Cryobacterium sp. SO2 includes:
- a CDS encoding maltose ABC transporter substrate-binding protein, which translates to MMVKKNGLLAAGAIAVAASLALAGCSAGSSSSGTTSDADSSTLTVWVDADRAAVLKDAAAAFTKESGVKVKLVQKDFAKIQEEFIAQVPTGKGPDITIAAHDWLGNFVSNGVVQPVELGDTAADYQQVAVTAMSYEGKTYGVPYSIENIALLRNTALAAEAPATFDDMTAAGVAAGTEFPYLVQIGPEADPYHLYPFQTSFGAPVFGTNADGSYNPDDLTVGNAGGEAFATWLAAEGAAGRMSVNLTGDIAKEKFYAGASPFLLTGPWNVPDAQAAGIDVSVDPIPSAGGQVAQPFVGVQGFMVSAKTKNAIAANEFLVNYIGSEEVQTALYDVGGRPPALTAAFEAASSDPITAGFGAVGATAVPMPNIPQMGKVWQFWGVTEAAIISNQGDPVELWQKMTADIAAAIQ; encoded by the coding sequence ATGATGGTGAAGAAGAATGGCCTGCTCGCCGCCGGCGCGATAGCTGTCGCCGCGTCCCTGGCCCTAGCCGGATGCTCGGCGGGTTCGAGCTCGAGCGGCACCACGTCCGATGCCGATTCGAGCACGTTGACCGTCTGGGTGGACGCCGACCGCGCCGCCGTGCTGAAGGACGCCGCAGCGGCCTTCACCAAGGAGTCCGGGGTCAAGGTCAAGCTCGTGCAGAAGGACTTCGCCAAGATCCAGGAGGAGTTCATCGCCCAGGTCCCCACCGGGAAGGGCCCGGACATCACCATCGCCGCGCACGACTGGCTCGGTAACTTCGTGAGCAACGGCGTGGTGCAGCCCGTCGAGCTCGGCGACACCGCGGCCGACTACCAGCAGGTCGCCGTCACCGCCATGAGTTACGAGGGCAAGACCTACGGCGTGCCGTACTCGATCGAGAACATCGCACTGCTGCGCAACACCGCGCTGGCTGCCGAGGCCCCGGCCACCTTCGACGACATGACCGCCGCGGGCGTCGCCGCCGGCACCGAATTCCCCTACCTCGTGCAGATCGGCCCCGAGGCCGACCCGTACCACCTGTACCCGTTCCAGACCTCGTTCGGCGCCCCGGTGTTCGGCACCAACGCCGACGGCAGCTACAACCCCGACGACCTCACCGTGGGCAATGCCGGGGGCGAAGCCTTCGCCACCTGGCTGGCCGCAGAGGGCGCGGCGGGCCGGATGAGCGTGAACCTCACCGGCGACATCGCCAAGGAGAAGTTCTACGCGGGAGCTTCCCCGTTCCTGCTCACCGGACCGTGGAACGTGCCGGACGCCCAGGCTGCCGGCATCGACGTCTCCGTCGACCCGATCCCGTCCGCCGGGGGCCAGGTCGCCCAGCCGTTCGTGGGCGTGCAGGGCTTCATGGTGAGCGCCAAGACCAAGAACGCCATCGCCGCGAACGAGTTCCTGGTGAACTACATCGGCAGCGAAGAGGTGCAGACCGCACTCTACGACGTGGGTGGCCGCCCGCCGGCACTGACCGCCGCCTTCGAGGCCGCCAGCTCCGACCCGATCACCGCCGGTTTCGGCGCCGTCGGCGCCACCGCCGTGCCGATGCCCAACATCCCGCAGATGGGCAAGGTCTGGCAGTTCTGGGGCGTCACCGAGGCCGCGATCATCAGCAACCAGGGCGACCCGGTTGAGCTCTGGCAGAAGATGACCGCGGACATCGCGGCCGCCATCCAGTAA